A window from Vulcanimicrobium alpinum encodes these proteins:
- the rpsO gene encoding 30S ribosomal protein S15, translating to MPLTKEQKAELSAKYGKGPNDTGSADVQIATLTASINQLTEHLKVHKKDHHSRRGLLMQVGQRRRLLAYLQNKDLDRYRKLIADLGLRR from the coding sequence ATGCCCCTGACCAAAGAACAGAAGGCCGAACTCTCGGCCAAGTACGGCAAAGGCCCCAACGACACGGGCTCCGCCGACGTCCAGATCGCGACCCTCACGGCCTCGATCAACCAGCTCACCGAGCACCTGAAGGTCCACAAGAAGGATCATCACAGCCGCCGCGGCCTGCTGATGCAGGTCGGTCAGCGCCGTCGCCTGCTCGCGTACCTGCAGAACAAAGACCTCGACCGCTACCGCAAGCTGATCGCCGACCTGGGCCTGCGCCGCTGA
- a CDS encoding Rieske (2Fe-2S) protein: MNDVLRHAADDDFEPVARVGEIAPGSAKAFVVGDREIAVFHVDGTYYALDNTCPHQGGPLAEGWIEGVQVTCPWHAWTFKLADGKMTLGDYACVDTFDVAMRGDRICVRRHARPST; encoded by the coding sequence GTGAACGATGTCCTTCGCCACGCCGCCGACGACGACTTCGAGCCGGTGGCGCGGGTCGGCGAGATCGCGCCGGGTTCGGCGAAAGCGTTCGTGGTCGGCGACCGCGAGATCGCCGTCTTCCACGTCGACGGCACGTACTACGCGCTCGACAATACGTGCCCGCACCAAGGCGGACCGCTCGCGGAAGGCTGGATCGAAGGCGTGCAGGTGACGTGTCCGTGGCACGCCTGGACGTTCAAACTCGCCGACGGAAAGATGACGCTGGGCGATTACGCCTGCGTCGACACGTTCGATGTCGCGATGCGCGGCGACCGCATCTGCGTGCGACGGCACGCGCGACCCTCGACGTAA
- a CDS encoding TonB-dependent receptor, which produces MIAVLATAATLIAAAVTPTPSPSPSPSPSPLTAIGTVTVVSGAPQVLHRSPQAASVLDGRQLRAATAPSLDGALRALPGVDRNRSNAPFTNYGQLRLSFAGAGSDRGSLLLDGIPAQDGFGGQVDWNAIPAAGLARGELLRGPGSALYGSGAIGGVLALSSLAPDTRAGGFLDLSAGGVTRENVTFASTGAIGPFASAITLATRRLGYGVIPPAQASPVDHVAISNADVAQVRLRRSGPRASLDLGALESDDAQDDGRTNDGFSRSLREAYATWSGGEAALLSVTAFLRSTAVVNLADKPAAPGALLYTQHVPTSDAGVRLRWSRAAGGGDLALVAERRSVTGRSDQLTAANAVQSDVSGTQRLDGLALQRTWDGRIGAIAGVRYDAIATNALGERHAAALSPRVALRVDASPATSLRAAFGTGVRAPYLNELIRSFRIGPVLQQNNPALVPERSRSAQIGIDVANAAGRFALDYTATRVTDAIGFATIAANVQQRRNFGRTATDAYTAEYARRTLCGSLRAFATSQHDRVVAGGRTQIGKRLAYVPDAAASLDAERTVGIVTGGLEVAYTGPTFADDLERQPLGATMLIGGRLSMRTGGGTTMTLALDNLADARYLTSLDRLGPPSSLTLRLSIPLGARTAPAPAGC; this is translated from the coding sequence GTGATCGCTGTTCTCGCAACGGCCGCGACGCTGATCGCGGCCGCCGTGACGCCCACGCCGTCGCCCTCGCCCTCGCCGAGCCCGTCGCCGCTCACCGCAATCGGCACCGTCACCGTGGTCAGCGGGGCGCCGCAGGTGCTGCACCGCTCGCCGCAAGCCGCATCGGTGCTCGACGGCAGGCAGTTGCGCGCCGCCACGGCGCCGTCGCTCGACGGCGCCCTGCGCGCGCTCCCCGGCGTCGACCGCAACCGGAGCAACGCGCCCTTCACGAACTACGGGCAGCTTCGGCTCTCGTTCGCCGGCGCCGGGAGCGACCGCGGAAGCCTGTTGCTCGACGGGATCCCCGCCCAGGACGGCTTCGGCGGTCAGGTCGATTGGAATGCGATCCCGGCCGCCGGCCTGGCGCGCGGCGAGCTGCTGCGCGGCCCGGGTTCGGCGCTCTACGGCTCGGGCGCGATCGGGGGCGTGCTCGCGCTCTCGAGCCTCGCGCCCGACACGCGCGCGGGCGGATTTCTCGACCTCTCCGCCGGCGGCGTCACGCGCGAAAACGTCACCTTCGCGAGCACCGGCGCGATCGGACCCTTCGCGAGCGCGATCACGCTGGCGACCCGGCGGCTCGGCTACGGCGTGATCCCGCCGGCGCAGGCCTCGCCGGTCGACCACGTCGCGATCAGCAACGCCGATGTCGCGCAGGTCCGCTTGCGGCGCAGCGGTCCCCGCGCGAGCCTCGACCTCGGCGCGCTCGAGAGCGACGACGCGCAGGACGACGGGCGCACCAACGACGGCTTCTCGCGTTCGCTGCGGGAGGCGTACGCGACTTGGAGCGGCGGCGAGGCGGCACTGCTCTCGGTCACCGCGTTCCTGCGCAGCACCGCGGTCGTCAACCTCGCCGACAAACCGGCCGCACCCGGCGCGCTGCTGTACACGCAGCACGTGCCGACGTCGGACGCCGGCGTGCGCCTGCGCTGGAGCCGCGCCGCCGGCGGCGGCGACCTAGCGCTGGTCGCCGAACGGCGCAGCGTCACCGGGCGCAGCGATCAACTCACGGCAGCGAACGCCGTGCAGAGCGACGTCAGCGGGACGCAGCGGCTCGACGGCCTCGCGCTGCAGCGCACGTGGGACGGACGGATCGGTGCGATCGCCGGCGTGCGCTACGACGCGATCGCGACGAACGCGCTGGGCGAACGGCACGCGGCGGCTCTCTCGCCGCGCGTCGCGCTGCGCGTCGACGCGTCGCCGGCGACGTCGCTGCGCGCGGCCTTCGGCACGGGCGTGCGCGCCCCGTACCTGAACGAACTGATCCGCAGTTTCCGAATCGGCCCAGTGCTGCAGCAGAACAATCCGGCGCTCGTGCCGGAACGCAGCCGCTCGGCGCAGATCGGGATCGACGTCGCGAACGCCGCGGGCCGCTTCGCGCTCGACTACACCGCCACGCGCGTGACCGACGCGATCGGCTTCGCGACGATCGCGGCGAACGTGCAGCAGCGGCGCAACTTCGGACGCACCGCGACCGATGCGTACACCGCTGAGTACGCGCGGCGCACGTTGTGCGGCTCGCTGCGGGCGTTCGCGACCTCGCAGCACGATCGCGTGGTCGCGGGCGGCCGCACCCAGATCGGAAAGCGGCTTGCATACGTCCCCGACGCCGCGGCCTCGCTCGACGCCGAACGCACGGTCGGGATAGTGACCGGCGGCCTCGAGGTCGCCTACACCGGCCCGACGTTCGCCGACGACCTCGAACGCCAGCCGCTGGGCGCGACGATGCTGATCGGCGGCCGGCTCTCGATGCGCACGGGCGGCGGGACGACGATGACGCTCGCGCTCGACAACCTCGCCGATGCGCGATATCTCACCAGCCTCGATCGCCTCGGGCCGCCGTCATCGCTGACGCTGCGGCTCTCGATCCCGCTCGGCGCGCGCACTGCGCCCGCGCCCGCGGGCTGCTGA
- the fni gene encoding type 2 isopentenyl-diphosphate Delta-isomerase, whose amino-acid sequence MGESTEQRKSRHLDVCLDEDVASRLDAGWSAVRLRHEALPEIALADVDVAATFLGHPLRTPLLISSMTGGTPRAASINRRLAVSAEAAGVAFALGSGRAMLEDAALRATFDVRPVAPKVVLFANLGAVQLNYGVTVDAARRLVDDLGADGLYLHLNPLQEAIQRDGDTNFRRLEPKIAALCAALEVPVIVKSVGSGIAPSTAARLVGCGAAAIDVAGAGGTSWALVEGRRAGDARRERIAEAFGDWGHPTPRATAALRAALPSTPLVASGGIRDGVQVAKALALGADLAGLALPFLRAAETSEAACAELIDELVTGLRIAMFATGSRSVADLREALV is encoded by the coding sequence ATGGGAGAATCGACCGAGCAGCGCAAGTCGCGCCACCTCGACGTCTGCCTCGACGAGGACGTCGCTTCCCGGCTCGATGCCGGCTGGTCCGCCGTGCGCCTGCGGCACGAAGCGCTCCCCGAGATCGCGCTCGCCGACGTCGACGTCGCCGCCACGTTCCTCGGCCACCCGCTGCGCACGCCGCTGCTGATCTCGTCGATGACGGGCGGGACTCCGCGCGCCGCCTCGATCAACCGCCGTCTGGCGGTCTCGGCCGAAGCCGCCGGCGTCGCGTTCGCGCTGGGGAGCGGCCGCGCGATGCTCGAGGACGCCGCACTGCGCGCCACCTTCGACGTCCGTCCCGTCGCGCCGAAGGTTGTGCTGTTCGCAAACCTCGGCGCGGTCCAGCTCAACTACGGCGTCACCGTCGACGCTGCGCGGCGGCTCGTCGACGACCTCGGCGCCGACGGACTGTACCTGCACCTCAACCCGCTCCAGGAAGCGATCCAGCGCGACGGCGACACGAACTTCCGGCGGCTCGAGCCCAAGATCGCGGCGCTCTGCGCCGCGCTGGAGGTTCCGGTGATCGTGAAGAGCGTCGGTTCGGGAATCGCGCCCTCGACCGCGGCGCGGCTGGTCGGCTGCGGCGCCGCGGCGATCGACGTCGCGGGCGCCGGCGGGACATCGTGGGCGCTTGTCGAGGGGCGCCGGGCCGGTGACGCCCGTCGCGAGCGGATCGCCGAAGCGTTCGGCGACTGGGGCCACCCTACGCCGCGCGCCACCGCGGCGCTGCGCGCCGCGCTGCCGTCGACTCCGCTGGTCGCAAGCGGCGGGATCCGAGACGGCGTCCAGGTCGCCAAGGCCCTCGCCCTCGGCGCCGACCTGGCCGGCCTCGCGCTCCCGTTCCTCCGCGCCGCCGAGACCTCGGAGGCCGCCTGCGCCGAGCTCATCGACGAGCTCGTCACCGGCCTGCGGATCGCGATGTTCGCCACCGGCTCGCGCTCCGTCGCCGACCTCCGCGAAGCGCTCGTCTAA
- a CDS encoding type 1 glutamine amidotransferase domain-containing protein has protein sequence MEIEGKRIAALVGDGFEESELIEPRRALEEAGAVVTIVGVDDRALQKIRGKRGLDEGVSVKAEELVADVTADDFDALLIPGGQSPDHIRTSKDVQRFVKEFDQAKKPMFVICHGPQVLISSQVVRGRTLTGYASIADDIRNAGGLYRDQPVVQDGNWITSRNPHDIPLFNRAIIEKLAAQNAPV, from the coding sequence ATGGAAATCGAAGGGAAGCGCATCGCCGCGCTCGTCGGCGACGGGTTCGAAGAGTCGGAGCTGATCGAGCCGCGCCGGGCGCTCGAAGAAGCCGGCGCGGTGGTCACGATCGTTGGTGTCGACGATCGTGCGCTGCAGAAGATCCGCGGCAAGCGCGGTCTCGACGAGGGCGTCAGCGTGAAAGCCGAAGAGCTGGTCGCCGACGTGACGGCCGACGACTTCGACGCGCTGCTGATTCCCGGCGGCCAGTCGCCCGATCACATCCGCACCAGCAAAGACGTCCAGCGCTTCGTCAAAGAGTTCGACCAGGCGAAGAAGCCGATGTTCGTGATCTGCCACGGCCCGCAGGTGCTCATCTCGTCGCAAGTGGTGCGCGGCCGGACCCTCACCGGCTACGCGTCGATCGCCGACGACATCCGCAACGCCGGCGGCCTCTACCGCGATCAGCCGGTGGTGCAGGACGGCAACTGGATCACCTCGCGCAACCCGCACGACATTCCGCTCTTCAACCGCGCGATCATCGAGAAGCTCGCCGCGCAGAACGCGCCGGTCTAA
- a CDS encoding DUF4760 domain-containing protein, with amino-acid sequence MIVAIAAIAAFIQIRHFRNANDIAVYLRLTERLDSEEARGAIRIFAEMRARYDADPVFREKLTQPGDVDADYLPIGLFLRFIEHMATLVITGGIAERIVLAEYADNLEGWWDDLRPIVYARRHAFGEYTGAAFEHLAMRAKAYRESGRMARLYTALERDPRGAG; translated from the coding sequence GTGATCGTCGCGATCGCGGCGATCGCGGCGTTCATCCAGATCCGCCACTTCCGCAATGCGAACGACATCGCCGTGTATCTGCGGCTCACCGAGCGGCTCGACTCCGAGGAAGCCCGCGGCGCGATCCGGATCTTCGCCGAGATGCGCGCCCGCTACGACGCCGATCCGGTGTTTCGGGAGAAGCTGACGCAACCGGGCGATGTCGATGCCGACTATCTTCCGATCGGGCTGTTTCTGCGCTTCATCGAGCACATGGCGACGCTGGTGATCACCGGCGGGATCGCGGAACGCATCGTGCTCGCGGAATACGCCGACAACCTCGAGGGCTGGTGGGACGATTTGCGGCCGATCGTCTACGCGCGCCGCCATGCGTTCGGAGAGTACACCGGTGCGGCGTTCGAGCATCTCGCGATGCGTGCGAAGGCGTATCGCGAGAGCGGACGGATGGCCCGGCTCTACACGGCGCTCGAACGCGACCCGCGCGGCGCCGGCTGA
- the polX gene encoding DNA polymerase/3'-5' exonuclease PolX, with translation MPTPSNSEIAQRLREIRTLMEFAGEPFFKFMAYERAAETIENAPPLAALVGDGRLTELPGVGKTIAARIATIAQTGTDPYLEELRAKYPSTLLEVLQVQGVGMKTAQQLFERLGIASLADLEAALENGALAGMPRLGAKSIQNIRRGVLSYKGRTRRTPLGIAAPIARKAIAYLRDTTDAADLTPAGSLRRQEPTVGDIDIVCTSGNAEAVIASFTAWDRAEAVLAEGPTKASIWLAGGLQIDLRVLPAHLYGNLLQHFTGSREHNIQFRELAVRKNLRVSENGIVDLSDGRTIACRTEEEVYATLGLPYIPPEMRLGTGEIEAARSGTLPTPIALADLRGDFHVHCTWSDGADTLEAMVAAAAARRYAYHSISDHSWGRGRMGLDPADLRAQRERVAAIGARYGVRTLCSAEVDIHADGSLDYEDVVLAELDIVVASVHSAFALSREAMTARLIRACENPYVTIIGHPTGRNIETFAGYDFDHDAVFAAAARTGTALEIDGQPARLDLPSSLARRAREFGVTFTCDSDAHAASQLENVAYAVGQARRAWITPDEVLNARSLGEVLQFVRAKRDRRPDDVHRDPGV, from the coding sequence ATGCCGACGCCCAGCAACAGCGAGATCGCGCAGCGGCTTCGCGAGATCCGCACTCTCATGGAGTTCGCCGGCGAGCCGTTCTTCAAATTCATGGCGTACGAACGAGCCGCCGAGACGATCGAAAACGCGCCGCCGCTCGCGGCGTTGGTCGGCGACGGGCGCCTGACCGAACTTCCCGGCGTCGGGAAAACGATCGCCGCGCGCATCGCGACGATCGCGCAGACCGGCACCGATCCGTATCTCGAGGAGCTGCGCGCGAAATATCCTTCGACGCTGCTCGAAGTGCTGCAGGTGCAAGGCGTCGGGATGAAGACGGCGCAGCAGCTCTTCGAGCGGCTCGGGATCGCGTCGCTCGCCGATCTCGAAGCGGCGCTGGAAAACGGGGCACTCGCCGGGATGCCGCGGCTGGGCGCAAAGTCGATCCAGAACATCCGGCGCGGCGTGCTCTCGTACAAAGGCCGCACGCGTCGCACGCCGCTCGGGATCGCGGCGCCGATCGCGCGCAAGGCGATCGCGTATCTTCGCGACACCACCGACGCCGCCGACCTGACCCCCGCGGGAAGCCTGCGCCGTCAGGAGCCGACGGTCGGCGACATCGACATCGTCTGCACCTCGGGAAACGCCGAAGCCGTCATCGCGTCGTTCACGGCGTGGGACCGGGCGGAGGCGGTTCTCGCCGAAGGCCCGACCAAGGCGAGCATCTGGCTCGCCGGCGGATTGCAGATCGATCTGCGCGTCCTCCCGGCGCACCTCTACGGCAATCTGCTGCAGCATTTCACCGGTTCGCGCGAGCACAACATCCAATTTCGCGAGCTCGCGGTGCGCAAGAACCTGCGCGTGAGCGAGAACGGGATCGTCGACCTCAGCGACGGCCGCACGATCGCGTGCCGGACGGAAGAGGAGGTGTACGCGACGCTGGGGCTGCCCTATATCCCGCCGGAGATGCGGCTGGGGACCGGCGAGATCGAAGCGGCGCGCAGCGGGACGCTCCCGACGCCGATCGCGCTCGCCGACCTGCGCGGCGACTTCCACGTCCACTGCACCTGGTCCGACGGAGCCGACACCCTCGAAGCGATGGTCGCGGCGGCGGCGGCGCGCCGATACGCCTACCACTCGATCAGCGATCACTCGTGGGGTCGCGGACGGATGGGTCTCGACCCGGCCGACCTGAGGGCGCAGCGCGAGCGCGTCGCGGCGATCGGCGCGCGGTACGGTGTGCGGACCCTCTGTTCCGCCGAGGTCGACATCCACGCCGACGGCTCGCTCGATTATGAAGACGTGGTCCTCGCGGAGCTCGACATCGTCGTCGCCTCGGTTCACTCGGCGTTCGCGCTCTCGCGCGAGGCGATGACCGCGCGGCTGATCCGCGCCTGCGAGAACCCCTACGTGACGATCATCGGGCACCCCACGGGCCGCAACATCGAGACCTTCGCCGGCTACGACTTCGATCACGACGCGGTGTTCGCGGCCGCGGCCCGCACCGGGACGGCGCTCGAGATCGACGGTCAGCCCGCCCGGCTCGACCTGCCCAGCTCGCTCGCGCGCCGCGCCCGCGAATTTGGGGTGACCTTCACCTGCGATTCCGACGCTCACGCCGCCTCGCAGCTCGAGAACGTCGCCTACGCGGTCGGCCAGGCACGAAGGGCGTGGATCACTCCTGATGAGGTGCTCAACGCCCGATCACTTGGTGAAGTGCTCCAGTTCGTCCGCGCCAAACGAGACCGCCGCCCCGATGACGTCCACCGCGATCCCGGCGTCTGA
- a CDS encoding ATP-binding protein: MTSTAIPASEERRLAALYEYELLDTPAEELFDAFTRLAAQLCDAPISLISLVDRDRQWLKSALGMSRAETPRDIAFCAHAILGDGLFEVDDATLDRRFAGNPLVTGPDGVRFYAGVPLRSPDGYAVGTLCVMDRRARGLTTGQRVALAAIGDAIVEQFEARRSLLRLFDSSQTELYHVDLVSERILFASDAARRNLGYTLEELRRVALPELLPGLEREGRLAERLAELDANPGRRLNLRSIARRKDGTAYPIELRIELLPGRRRRIALVVATDLTESEQAQQRINLLSAAIEAAQDPILIAKLGATPQDASIIVYANDAFMRQKGLSAEGVIGRPTSDFFGPQTDRSKLVAMRNEVMAGRSARVEYVSYRADGTLYHTESTAKPLVDESGRTSYFVVVQRDITEQVMRGAQLALQNERLTAITSIARTLFASLDPTLLVEALVTGTRELVGGTAALYAPHERGGFVATTDLTATGGVTVDDPLISLAAHSEVSVLDDSGRRAAVRIPGSGTGTAYVLESVRDDAFSTPDLFALGLLGQYFAVAARNVELYQELASRRDAVVELNQVKNDLIAMLAHDFKGPLTTIVGFADVLADDERFDAESRQYLGLISSSAMRLASLATDTLALSRLEHNELALQLGEVDVIAMVRDVVRVFSVTRPIDLRATAIAMPLIADEARLRQVVENLIGNAIKYSPGGEAVEVVVRARSGGAEIAVRDRGIGIPEAERGKLFGRFARASNARALGIGGTGFGLYLSKTIVELHGGTITVESGEGQGSTFRVFVPVSAAKRAPGLRRVVLLDADGDARSYVAHALRDDGYAVAVATSGEEMLRFLDEAQFDVALVDAERLGMPPERFVAEAAHRTGLVRMGLRMSADHDGWDAFVAKPFLMKDLHTAIGEALGRANGASPKKAVTAGR; this comes from the coding sequence ATGACGTCCACCGCGATCCCGGCGTCTGAGGAGCGGCGGCTCGCCGCCTTGTACGAATACGAGCTCCTCGACACGCCCGCCGAGGAGCTCTTCGACGCGTTCACGCGGCTCGCGGCGCAGCTGTGCGACGCCCCGATTTCCCTGATCAGCTTGGTCGACCGCGATCGCCAGTGGCTCAAATCGGCGCTGGGGATGAGCCGGGCGGAGACGCCGCGCGACATCGCGTTCTGCGCGCACGCGATCCTCGGCGACGGACTTTTCGAAGTTGACGACGCGACGCTCGACCGCCGGTTCGCCGGCAACCCGCTGGTCACCGGACCCGACGGCGTCCGCTTCTACGCCGGCGTCCCGCTGCGGTCGCCGGACGGCTATGCCGTGGGGACGCTCTGCGTCATGGATCGCCGGGCGCGCGGCCTGACGACCGGGCAGCGCGTCGCCCTCGCCGCGATCGGCGACGCGATCGTCGAGCAGTTCGAGGCGCGGCGCTCGCTACTGCGGCTCTTCGACAGCTCGCAGACCGAGCTGTATCACGTCGACTTGGTCTCGGAACGCATCTTGTTCGCGAGCGACGCGGCGCGCCGGAATCTCGGCTACACGCTCGAGGAATTGCGCCGCGTGGCGCTGCCCGAGCTCCTCCCGGGGCTCGAACGCGAAGGGCGGCTGGCGGAGCGGCTGGCCGAGCTCGACGCGAACCCCGGCCGGCGGCTGAACCTGCGCTCGATCGCGCGCCGCAAAGACGGAACGGCCTACCCAATCGAACTGCGCATCGAGCTGCTCCCGGGCCGCAGGCGGCGCATCGCGCTGGTCGTCGCGACCGATCTCACCGAGAGCGAGCAGGCCCAGCAGCGGATCAACCTGCTCTCGGCGGCGATCGAGGCCGCGCAGGATCCGATCCTCATCGCGAAGCTCGGTGCGACGCCCCAGGACGCGTCGATCATCGTCTACGCGAACGACGCGTTCATGCGTCAGAAGGGGCTGAGCGCCGAAGGCGTGATCGGCCGGCCCACCAGCGACTTCTTCGGGCCGCAGACCGATCGCAGCAAACTGGTCGCGATGCGCAACGAGGTGATGGCGGGCCGCTCCGCGCGCGTCGAATACGTGTCGTATCGCGCGGACGGCACGCTGTACCACACCGAGTCGACGGCGAAGCCGCTTGTCGACGAGTCGGGACGCACGTCGTATTTCGTCGTCGTGCAGCGCGACATCACCGAACAGGTGATGCGCGGCGCGCAGCTCGCGCTGCAGAACGAACGGCTCACCGCGATCACGTCGATCGCCCGCACGCTGTTCGCATCGCTCGACCCGACCCTGCTCGTCGAGGCCCTCGTCACCGGAACGCGAGAACTCGTCGGCGGGACCGCGGCGCTCTACGCGCCGCACGAGCGCGGAGGCTTCGTCGCGACGACCGATCTGACGGCGACCGGCGGCGTCACGGTCGACGATCCGCTCATCAGCCTCGCGGCGCACAGCGAGGTGTCGGTGCTCGACGACTCGGGGCGGCGGGCGGCAGTGCGCATTCCGGGTTCCGGAACCGGGACGGCGTACGTGCTCGAGTCCGTGCGCGACGACGCATTCAGCACGCCCGATCTCTTCGCGCTGGGATTGCTCGGCCAGTATTTCGCGGTCGCGGCGCGCAACGTCGAACTCTATCAGGAGCTCGCATCGCGCCGCGACGCCGTCGTCGAACTCAACCAGGTCAAGAACGACCTCATCGCGATGCTGGCCCACGATTTCAAAGGTCCGCTGACGACGATCGTCGGCTTCGCCGACGTGCTCGCCGACGACGAGCGATTCGATGCCGAGTCGCGCCAGTATCTCGGACTGATCTCATCGAGCGCGATGCGCCTGGCGTCGCTGGCGACCGATACGCTCGCGCTCTCGCGGCTCGAGCACAACGAACTGGCGCTGCAGCTCGGCGAAGTCGACGTGATCGCCATGGTGCGCGACGTCGTGCGCGTGTTCAGCGTGACGCGTCCGATCGATCTGCGCGCCACCGCGATCGCCATGCCCCTGATCGCCGACGAAGCGCGCCTGCGGCAAGTGGTCGAGAACCTGATCGGCAACGCGATCAAGTACTCCCCCGGAGGCGAGGCCGTCGAAGTCGTCGTTCGCGCGCGCAGCGGCGGGGCCGAGATCGCCGTGCGCGATCGCGGCATCGGGATCCCCGAAGCGGAACGCGGAAAACTGTTCGGGCGCTTTGCGCGGGCCAGCAACGCGCGCGCGCTGGGCATCGGCGGGACCGGCTTCGGTCTCTACCTGAGCAAGACGATCGTCGAACTGCACGGCGGCACGATCACGGTCGAATCGGGCGAGGGGCAAGGCTCGACGTTCCGGGTGTTCGTCCCGGTCAGCGCCGCGAAGCGCGCGCCCGGGCTGCGCCGCGTGGTGCTGCTCGACGCCGACGGCGACGCACGTTCGTACGTCGCGCACGCGCTGCGGGACGACGGCTACGCCGTCGCGGTCGCGACCAGCGGCGAAGAGATGCTGCGTTTTCTCGACGAGGCCCAATTCGACGTCGCCCTGGTCGACGCCGAGCGGCTGGGAATGCCGCCCGAGCGGTTCGTCGCCGAAGCGGCGCACCGGACCGGGCTCGTGCGCATGGGATTGCGGATGTCGGCCGATCACGACGGCTGGGACGCGTTCGTCGCCAAACCGTTCTTGATGAAGGACCTCCACACCGCGATCGGCGAGGCTCTCGGCCGCGCGAACGGCGCGTCGCCGAAGAAAGCCGTTACCGCCGGCCGTTAA